A genomic region of Candidatus Delongbacteria bacterium contains the following coding sequences:
- a CDS encoding RNA-binding protein, with translation MKLYVGNMAFSVTDAQLRTAFEAFGTVEEVAVINDRDTGRPKGFAFVTMPNAQEANAAINGLNEKDLGGRNLRVNEAKPKTEGGGSRW, from the coding sequence ATGAAATTGTATGTGGGCAACATGGCCTTTTCGGTGACGGACGCCCAGCTGCGTACCGCCTTTGAGGCTTTCGGCACGGTGGAAGAAGTCGCGGTGATCAATGACCGTGACACGGGCCGCCCCAAGGGCTTCGCCTTCGTTACCATGCCCAACGCCCAGGAGGCCAATGCGGCCATCAACGGGCTGAATGAGAAGGATCTCGGCGGCCGCAATCTGCGCGTCAACGAAGCCAAGCCCAAGACCGAAGGTGGCGGCAGCCGCTGGTAG
- a CDS encoding DinB family protein: MASVQRVGLDRLASQCKAIGQEVEQAFATMGLRALNTQPGPGRWSVAQCLDHLVVTDRGYLELGHRLARGETVHGFIGRLPLLPALFGGMLLASLTPTPARKYKAPASWQPSADELPVEIVPRFLEQQHHVLNMIHAAGRLDAERIIVSSPAAHWMCYSWADALRILVAHQRRHLNQALAVKAGLPGST, translated from the coding sequence ATGGCATCCGTTCAACGGGTCGGACTGGATCGGCTGGCCAGTCAGTGCAAAGCGATCGGTCAGGAAGTGGAGCAGGCCTTTGCCACCATGGGCCTGAGAGCTCTGAACACACAGCCCGGACCCGGGCGCTGGAGCGTGGCCCAGTGCCTCGATCACCTGGTGGTGACCGATCGAGGCTACCTGGAGCTTGGACATCGCCTTGCCCGGGGCGAGACCGTCCATGGCTTCATTGGACGGTTGCCCCTGCTGCCCGCGCTCTTCGGCGGCATGCTGCTCGCGTCATTGACACCCACGCCCGCGCGGAAGTACAAGGCACCGGCCAGTTGGCAACCTTCGGCGGACGAGCTGCCGGTGGAGATCGTGCCCCGTTTCCTGGAACAGCAGCATCATGTTCTCAACATGATTCACGCGGCTGGCCGGCTGGATGCGGAGCGGATCATCGTTTCCTCGCCCGCCGCTCACTGGATGTGCTACTCCTGGGCCGACGCCCTGCGCATCCTGGTGGCTCACCAGCGCCGACATCTTAACCAGGCCCTGGCCGTGAAGGCGGGATTGCCCGGATCGACGTGA
- a CDS encoding T9SS type A sorting domain-containing protein has product MHTLSLWVVLLMTLSARAQWPSDPSTNLVLGALAGEQTTPLVRATQAGGAWVLWYDTASGNYDVRLQLLDAEGLPQFAANGLLVSDHAMTSFITEWDLGVDGEDHAIVVTNDVRDGEDWEIYAYRISPAGDFVWGANGIRLSDNDGSDVGQRILATVGGDIVIAWQQDTASNGSAVVLHRLSPAGEDVWEPASRVLTSTFGLSIPRMAATSDDGFLLSVVDVQGSSFSSPRHLYLRRFDAAGNELWTPGGTPLNTVGGIGFQMRPDVLNDGSDGAVCWWYDSHLSNQLHTWVQRVDAAGQIRWAANGVMVGNPAELQTSPVLALDMASQDVIVAWQSANLGQTQVGMGAQRLDSTATPLWGANGLSLAPLGGPQQFRLGLHALADGSSLLAWQEYDAGSAINSSIKGLGLSPEGTPLFAGPVDLTTTVSQKGYLSTALISAGSLLAVWADQRSGPSDVYLQNLNPDGSLGPTGVLPEPTLQVLSPASGDTLRLQPARIELAVENFVLSETEGDGLVRGFVTGPDGMSTFSTAETSLAVDLDTPGDYSITFLLVDHALQPIDPMVSADLVFHWFPPQLSIVDPQPDQELDELPIAVSFLLSGFELGDGLGHLAVHLNGEPLADHSSLDPLLLDVALSGSNTVELALRDAQGNPLDPAVEASVSFFYTGTGIDRALPGDFELSDAAPNPFNPSTSFSLRLGQSEFLRMSVYDLRGRRVAVLLDGQVAPGEHRVSWSAPSAPSGLYIVRLERLTAGGTLRDAMSRKVIRLN; this is encoded by the coding sequence ATGCACACTCTATCCCTGTGGGTCGTCCTGCTGATGACTCTCAGCGCCAGGGCCCAATGGCCCTCCGATCCTTCCACGAACCTGGTACTTGGCGCTCTCGCCGGTGAACAGACCACACCCCTGGTGCGCGCCACCCAGGCGGGCGGAGCCTGGGTTCTGTGGTACGACACGGCCAGTGGCAACTACGACGTGCGCCTGCAGTTGCTGGATGCCGAGGGCCTGCCCCAGTTTGCCGCCAACGGTTTGTTGGTGAGCGATCACGCCATGACCAGTTTCATCACCGAGTGGGATCTGGGCGTGGATGGCGAGGATCACGCGATCGTGGTCACCAACGACGTGCGCGATGGAGAAGACTGGGAAATCTACGCCTACCGCATCTCGCCCGCGGGTGATTTCGTCTGGGGGGCGAACGGGATCCGGCTGTCGGACAACGACGGCAGTGACGTGGGGCAGCGGATTCTGGCCACCGTGGGCGGCGACATCGTGATCGCCTGGCAGCAGGATACGGCCAGCAATGGCTCCGCCGTGGTCCTGCACCGCCTCTCCCCGGCCGGAGAGGATGTCTGGGAGCCCGCGTCCCGGGTACTGACCTCGACCTTCGGCCTCTCGATTCCGCGCATGGCGGCCACCAGCGACGACGGCTTCCTGCTTTCGGTGGTGGACGTGCAGGGCAGCAGTTTCAGTTCGCCACGACATCTCTACCTGCGCCGTTTCGATGCGGCGGGCAACGAATTGTGGACACCGGGCGGCACTCCGCTGAACACGGTGGGCGGCATTGGCTTCCAGATGCGGCCCGATGTGTTGAATGATGGCAGCGATGGCGCGGTCTGCTGGTGGTACGATTCGCACCTCAGCAACCAACTGCACACCTGGGTCCAGCGCGTGGATGCGGCGGGCCAGATCCGCTGGGCGGCCAACGGTGTCATGGTGGGCAATCCCGCCGAGCTGCAGACCAGCCCCGTGCTGGCGCTGGACATGGCCAGCCAGGACGTGATCGTGGCCTGGCAGTCGGCCAACCTCGGCCAGACCCAGGTGGGCATGGGGGCCCAGCGCCTGGATTCCACGGCCACTCCGCTCTGGGGCGCCAACGGGCTCAGCCTGGCACCCCTGGGCGGGCCCCAGCAGTTCCGCCTGGGCCTGCATGCCCTGGCCGACGGCTCCAGCCTGCTGGCCTGGCAGGAATACGACGCGGGCAGCGCGATCAATTCCAGCATCAAGGGTCTGGGACTCAGTCCTGAAGGCACGCCGCTCTTCGCCGGGCCGGTGGACCTGACCACCACGGTCTCGCAGAAAGGGTACCTGAGCACGGCGCTGATTTCGGCCGGCAGTCTGCTGGCGGTCTGGGCCGACCAGCGCAGTGGCCCCAGTGATGTCTACCTGCAGAACCTGAATCCCGATGGCAGTCTGGGACCGACCGGTGTGCTGCCAGAACCCACGCTCCAGGTCCTGTCACCTGCGTCCGGTGATACGCTGCGCCTGCAACCCGCGCGGATCGAGCTGGCCGTGGAGAACTTCGTGCTCTCCGAGACCGAGGGCGATGGCCTGGTGCGTGGTTTCGTGACCGGCCCGGACGGGATGAGCACCTTCAGCACGGCGGAAACCAGCCTTGCCGTGGACCTGGACACACCGGGAGACTACAGCATCACCTTCCTGCTGGTGGATCACGCCCTCCAGCCCATCGATCCGATGGTGAGCGCCGATCTGGTCTTCCACTGGTTCCCGCCCCAACTGAGCATCGTGGATCCGCAGCCCGACCAGGAACTGGACGAGCTGCCGATCGCCGTATCCTTCCTGCTGAGCGGATTCGAGCTGGGCGACGGGCTGGGCCATCTGGCCGTGCATCTCAATGGCGAACCGCTGGCGGATCACAGCAGCCTGGATCCGCTGCTGCTGGACGTCGCTCTGTCCGGCAGCAATACCGTGGAACTGGCCCTGCGCGATGCCCAGGGCAATCCGCTGGATCCGGCCGTCGAGGCCAGCGTCAGCTTCTTCTACACCGGCACGGGCATTGACCGGGCGCTGCCCGGGGACTTCGAGCTCTCCGATGCGGCACCCAATCCTTTCAACCCCTCCACATCCTTCAGTCTTCGGCTGGGCCAGAGCGAGTTCCTGCGCATGAGCGTCTACGACTTGCGTGGTCGGCGGGTGGCCGTGCTCCTGGACGGGCAGGTCGCGCCGGGAGAACACCGGGTGAGCTGGTCGGCGCCTTCGGCTCCCAGCGGACTGTACATCGTCCGGCTGGAACGGTTGACGGCAGGGGGCACTCTGCGTGATGCCATGAGCCGCAAGGTGATACGGTTGAACTGA